Proteins encoded within one genomic window of Halorussus salilacus:
- a CDS encoding carboxypeptidase M32: protein MASEAAAETSETYSEFIDTVERLTNVQQAANVLGWDQEVMMPEGGTPARSKQRSALSTLSHELLTSEKMAEMLDELEAEDLDDEQAAVVREVRREHDRAVRVPQDLVEEISQVSSEALPVWKEAREEDDFETFAPTLEKLVELKREYAEHIDPDRDPYEVLFEEYEPYLGVETAERVLARLRDELVPLVEAIRESEADLATDTFAGEFDIDTQEELTRDVLDTLGYDWDHGRLDTAPHPFSTGNQFDARVTTRFSPDEPLGALMATVHEFGHATYTLGLPREHYGTPLGESRDMTVHESQSRLWENHVGRSEAFWERFLPKVKERFPQVSDASVADAYEAANEVYEDNLIRVEADELTYHMHIVVRFEIERDLVRGDIEVEDVPERWNDKYEEYLGVRPDSNAEGCLQDIHWSHGDFGYFPTYSLGSVLAAQLYDSVEDDIEDVDEKIREGDFEPLHDWLTENVHRHGSRYTTDELIRQATGEDYTADYFLDYVKSKYGDLYELDEY, encoded by the coding sequence ATGGCAAGCGAAGCCGCCGCCGAGACCTCCGAGACCTACTCGGAGTTCATCGACACGGTAGAGCGACTGACGAACGTTCAGCAGGCCGCGAACGTACTCGGGTGGGACCAGGAAGTAATGATGCCCGAGGGCGGCACGCCCGCCCGGTCGAAGCAACGCTCGGCGCTCTCGACGCTGAGCCACGAACTGCTCACGTCCGAGAAGATGGCCGAGATGCTCGACGAACTCGAAGCCGAGGACCTCGACGACGAGCAGGCGGCGGTGGTTCGGGAGGTCCGGCGCGAGCACGACCGCGCTGTCCGGGTCCCCCAGGACCTCGTCGAGGAGATATCGCAGGTCTCCTCGGAGGCGTTGCCGGTCTGGAAGGAGGCCCGCGAGGAGGACGACTTCGAGACGTTCGCGCCGACGCTCGAAAAGCTGGTCGAGCTCAAGCGCGAGTACGCAGAGCACATCGACCCCGACCGGGACCCCTACGAGGTGCTGTTCGAGGAGTACGAACCCTACCTCGGAGTCGAGACGGCCGAGCGGGTGCTCGCGCGCCTGCGCGACGAACTCGTCCCGCTGGTCGAGGCGATTCGGGAGTCCGAGGCCGACCTCGCCACCGACACGTTCGCCGGGGAGTTCGATATCGACACTCAGGAGGAACTGACCCGCGACGTGCTCGACACGCTGGGCTACGACTGGGACCACGGCCGCCTCGACACCGCGCCCCACCCGTTCTCGACGGGCAACCAGTTCGACGCACGGGTCACCACGCGGTTCAGCCCCGACGAGCCGCTGGGCGCGCTGATGGCGACCGTCCACGAGTTCGGCCACGCGACCTACACCCTCGGCCTGCCCCGCGAGCACTACGGCACGCCGCTCGGGGAGTCGCGGGACATGACGGTCCACGAGTCCCAGTCGCGGCTCTGGGAGAACCACGTCGGGCGCTCGGAGGCGTTCTGGGAGCGGTTCCTGCCGAAAGTGAAAGAGCGGTTCCCGCAGGTCTCGGACGCCTCCGTCGCCGACGCCTACGAGGCCGCAAACGAGGTCTACGAGGACAACCTCATCCGCGTCGAGGCCGACGAACTCACCTACCACATGCACATCGTGGTCCGGTTCGAGATCGAGCGCGACCTCGTCCGGGGCGACATCGAGGTCGAGGACGTGCCCGAGCGCTGGAACGACAAGTACGAGGAGTACCTCGGCGTCCGGCCCGACTCGAACGCCGAGGGGTGTCTCCAGGACATCCACTGGAGCCACGGCGACTTCGGCTACTTCCCGACCTACTCGCTCGGGAGCGTGCTCGCGGCCCAGCTCTACGACAGCGTCGAGGACGACATCGAGGACGTAGACGAGAAGATTCGCGAAGGCGACTTCGAACCCCTCCACGACTGGCTGACCGAGAACGTCCACCGCCACGGGAGCCGGTACACCACCGACGAACTGATTCGGCAGGCCACCGGCGAGGACTACACCGCCGACTACTTCCTCGACTACGTGAAGTCGAAGTACGGCGACCTGTACGAACTCGACGAGTACTGA
- a CDS encoding M20 family metallopeptidase gives MTEVADLTRELVAIPSHDDETKAGDFVEEWLRAETDADVTRDETGNVVARKGPSASDGPSLALVGHHDVVPPADSQVTDDGAYVVEERGGRLYGRGTADMKGAVAAAMLAFRDANPAGELVFASFVGEETGGEGARAAIDDGFAPDCAIVAEGSTNYSTEGVTDVVVAHKGRRASTVTARGSAAHASEPEAGVNAVYRACDAVDVIRNLEFPVAEVFGERLRGSVAVTGIDGGSAWNVVPEDCEVVVDERTVPGERADLKRVEDIEGVEWTVGQDLPPMECDDEAFAEAVLAAAREAQSGAPELVTKPHATDAGWLAQAGTSCVVCGASEPGEAHTEDESVSVEVLERCYDIYRGAAERVGR, from the coding sequence ATGACCGAGGTCGCCGACCTGACCCGAGAACTGGTCGCCATCCCGAGCCACGACGACGAGACGAAAGCGGGCGATTTCGTCGAGGAGTGGCTCCGCGCCGAGACCGACGCCGACGTGACCCGCGACGAGACGGGGAACGTGGTCGCTCGGAAGGGGCCGAGCGCGAGCGACGGTCCGTCGCTCGCGCTCGTGGGCCACCACGACGTGGTTCCGCCCGCGGATTCGCAGGTGACCGACGACGGAGCATACGTCGTCGAGGAGCGCGGCGGTCGCCTCTACGGCCGAGGGACCGCCGACATGAAGGGCGCGGTGGCGGCCGCGATGCTCGCCTTCAGAGACGCGAATCCCGCTGGCGAACTCGTCTTCGCGAGCTTCGTCGGCGAGGAGACCGGCGGCGAGGGCGCTCGCGCCGCAATCGACGACGGCTTCGCGCCCGACTGCGCCATCGTCGCCGAGGGCTCGACCAACTACTCGACGGAGGGCGTCACCGACGTGGTGGTCGCCCACAAGGGTCGGCGGGCGAGCACGGTCACCGCCCGCGGGTCGGCCGCCCACGCCAGCGAACCCGAGGCTGGCGTCAACGCGGTCTACCGGGCCTGCGACGCGGTCGACGTGATTCGGAATCTGGAGTTCCCCGTAGCCGAGGTGTTCGGCGAGCGACTCCGGGGCAGCGTCGCGGTCACCGGCATCGACGGCGGGAGCGCGTGGAACGTCGTCCCCGAAGACTGCGAGGTCGTCGTGGACGAGCGGACCGTCCCCGGCGAGCGCGCCGACCTGAAGCGCGTCGAGGACATCGAGGGCGTCGAGTGGACCGTCGGGCAGGACCTGCCGCCGATGGAGTGCGACGACGAGGCGTTCGCCGAGGCGGTGCTGGCCGCCGCGCGCGAGGCCCAGTCCGGGGCCCCCGAACTCGTCACCAAGCCCCACGCGACCGACGCGGGGTGGCTGGCCCAAGCCGGGACCTCGTGCGTGGTCTGCGGCGCGTCCGAACCCGGCGAGGCCCACACCGAGGACGAGAGCGTGAGCGTCGAGGTGCTGGAGCGGTGTTACGACATCTACCGGGGTGCCGCCGAGCGGGTCGGCCGATAG
- a CDS encoding PINc/VapC family ATPase — MKVLPDTSVVIDGRISERVAGGVASEKQREDGETVDGEFADATVLIPEAAVAELEAQANRGQDSGWDGLEELQRLADLADEGKIELKYVGERPDAEEAGRATEGEIDALIRELAAEHDATFVTSDSVQSEVAQAKGLDVEYIAPKTREVGRLSVEDYFDETTMSVHLKVGVEPMAKKGDVGEMEYRKIGETVLDEETVKEYASEIIESAKQSHEGFIELDERGMTIVQFRDYRIAISEPPFSDAWEITAVRPIVKTDIEDYEFAAELKERLLDHQRGVLVSGAPGAGKSTFAQAVGEFLSDHGFAVKTMEKPRDLQVGPDITQYTELGGEMAKTADSLLMVRPDYTIYDEVRKTDDFEVFADMRLAGVGMVGVVHATRAIDALQRLVGRVELGMIPQVVDTVVYIEAGQVDTVYDVSTQVKVPEGLMEEDLARPVIVISDFETGRPEYEIYTFNRQVVTVPLNEGEREESGVSKLARQEIEREIQSVARGRVDVDVQGQNRATVYVTDDDISYVIGKGGGRIEDIENRLGIDIDVRTHDEKPQSASQSGASGASANGGATAGEVVTPEITSRHIVVPTEGHAGETVEVQASGEYLFTATVGRGGDIQVSRGSAIAEELERAIDMERPITVVRA; from the coding sequence ATGAAGGTGCTACCGGACACGAGCGTCGTCATCGACGGTCGTATCTCCGAGCGGGTCGCGGGCGGCGTTGCTTCGGAGAAGCAACGCGAGGACGGTGAAACCGTCGACGGCGAGTTCGCCGACGCGACGGTACTCATCCCCGAGGCCGCCGTGGCCGAACTCGAAGCCCAAGCCAACCGCGGGCAGGACAGCGGGTGGGACGGCCTCGAAGAGCTCCAGCGACTCGCCGACCTCGCCGACGAGGGGAAGATAGAGCTGAAGTACGTGGGCGAGCGCCCCGACGCCGAGGAGGCCGGACGCGCCACCGAGGGCGAGATCGACGCGCTCATCCGCGAGCTGGCCGCCGAACACGACGCCACCTTCGTCACCAGCGACAGCGTCCAGAGCGAGGTCGCCCAGGCGAAGGGCCTCGACGTGGAGTACATCGCCCCGAAGACCCGCGAGGTGGGTCGGCTCTCGGTCGAGGACTACTTCGACGAGACCACGATGAGCGTCCACCTCAAGGTCGGCGTCGAGCCCATGGCGAAGAAGGGCGACGTGGGCGAGATGGAGTACCGGAAGATCGGCGAGACGGTCCTCGACGAGGAGACCGTCAAGGAGTACGCCAGCGAGATAATCGAGAGCGCAAAGCAGAGCCACGAGGGGTTCATCGAGCTGGACGAGCGCGGGATGACCATCGTCCAGTTCCGCGACTACCGCATCGCCATCTCCGAACCGCCGTTCTCGGACGCGTGGGAGATAACCGCGGTCCGGCCCATCGTCAAGACCGACATCGAGGACTACGAGTTCGCCGCCGAACTCAAAGAGCGCCTGCTCGACCACCAGCGCGGCGTGCTCGTCTCGGGCGCGCCCGGGGCGGGCAAGTCCACCTTCGCCCAAGCGGTCGGGGAGTTCCTCTCCGACCACGGCTTCGCGGTCAAGACGATGGAGAAGCCCCGCGACCTGCAGGTCGGCCCCGACATCACTCAGTACACCGAACTCGGCGGGGAGATGGCCAAGACCGCCGACTCCCTGCTGATGGTCCGGCCCGACTACACCATCTACGACGAGGTCCGCAAGACCGACGACTTCGAGGTGTTCGCCGACATGCGGCTGGCGGGCGTCGGGATGGTCGGCGTGGTCCACGCGACCCGCGCCATCGACGCGCTCCAGCGCCTCGTCGGCCGGGTCGAACTCGGCATGATTCCGCAGGTCGTCGACACCGTGGTCTACATCGAGGCCGGACAGGTCGACACCGTCTACGACGTCTCGACGCAGGTCAAGGTGCCCGAGGGCCTGATGGAAGAGGACCTCGCTCGCCCCGTCATCGTCATCTCGGACTTCGAGACCGGACGCCCCGAGTACGAGATTTACACCTTCAACCGACAGGTCGTCACGGTCCCCCTGAACGAGGGCGAACGCGAGGAGAGCGGCGTCTCGAAGCTCGCGCGCCAGGAGATAGAGCGCGAAATCCAGTCGGTCGCCCGCGGCCGCGTGGACGTGGACGTGCAGGGCCAGAACCGCGCGACCGTCTACGTCACCGACGACGACATCTCCTACGTCATCGGGAAGGGCGGCGGCCGCATCGAGGACATCGAGAACCGCCTCGGCATCGACATCGACGTTCGCACCCACGACGAGAAGCCCCAGTCGGCGTCCCAGAGCGGCGCGAGCGGCGCGAGCGCGAACGGCGGCGCGACCGCGGGGGAGGTCGTGACGCCCGAAATCACCTCCCGGCACATCGTCGTCCCGACCGAGGGCCACGCGGGCGAGACGGTCGAGGTGCAGGCCAGCGGTGAGTACCTCTTCACCGCCACGGTGGGTCGGGGCGGGGACATCCAGGTCTCGCGCGGGAGCGCCATCGCCGAGGAACTGGAGCGCGCGATAGACATGGAGCGACCCATCACGGTCGTCCGGGCGTAG
- a CDS encoding outer membrane protein assembly factor BamB family protein, with the protein MPSSRVSTRRELLRVAGATLSVSLAGCVGGDLDLLETDGDLSCSDTDRPFPDDWPLIGYDRRNTSANPNATGPREGVEVRWTDGGPRGFRGAPILAGEAVYVQKSPTHLTAFERDDGTERWSIRLGTTDDSTQTTTHSGSHQTPAVVGDTVYVGGGNAEVEKDGPELDRLADHFGLYAVDRHTGDVRWTIRPDDFVDTPPVVVGDLVLFVTRVGTVYAVDTMEESVAWTLSVGTRDAPLPPLAVDGCRLYLGTVGDGLYAIDVERGELSWDLSELASRAAPAVADGIVYVGGADGVLYAVNAESESVEWKRDLGRAISMASPAIASGTVFVGTADGDPGEERTRVRALDAETGDERWTAETEEYVKSSPAVADGVVYVAARERIFGFDAETGDELWTHEVHGGVSAPLSVADGTVYAATTHGQLYALAEPSEYN; encoded by the coding sequence GTGCCCTCCAGTCGCGTCAGCACGCGCCGCGAACTGCTCCGAGTCGCAGGAGCGACGCTCTCGGTCTCGCTGGCGGGATGCGTCGGCGGCGACCTCGATTTGCTCGAAACCGACGGCGACCTCTCGTGTTCCGACACTGACCGGCCGTTTCCGGACGACTGGCCACTGATCGGCTACGACAGGCGGAACACGAGTGCGAATCCGAACGCGACCGGGCCCAGAGAAGGGGTCGAGGTCCGGTGGACCGACGGTGGCCCCCGGGGTTTCCGGGGCGCACCCATCCTCGCGGGCGAGGCCGTCTACGTCCAGAAGTCCCCGACCCACCTCACCGCGTTCGAACGCGACGACGGGACCGAGCGCTGGTCGATTCGGCTCGGTACGACCGACGACTCGACGCAGACCACCACCCACTCCGGTTCTCACCAGACGCCAGCCGTCGTCGGTGACACCGTCTACGTCGGCGGCGGCAACGCCGAGGTCGAGAAGGACGGCCCGGAACTGGATCGACTCGCCGACCACTTCGGGCTGTACGCCGTGGACCGCCACACCGGCGACGTTCGGTGGACGATACGGCCCGACGACTTCGTCGACACGCCGCCGGTCGTCGTCGGTGACCTCGTCCTGTTCGTCACGCGGGTCGGTACGGTGTACGCGGTCGATACGATGGAGGAGTCCGTCGCGTGGACGCTCTCCGTCGGAACGCGGGACGCACCGTTACCGCCCCTCGCAGTAGACGGATGCCGACTCTATCTCGGCACGGTCGGAGACGGCCTCTACGCTATCGACGTGGAGCGCGGAGAACTGAGTTGGGACCTATCGGAACTCGCGTCGCGGGCGGCCCCGGCGGTCGCTGACGGAATCGTCTACGTCGGCGGCGCGGACGGCGTCCTCTACGCAGTGAACGCCGAATCGGAGTCCGTCGAGTGGAAGCGCGACCTCGGACGCGCCATCTCGATGGCTTCGCCCGCAATCGCGTCCGGAACCGTGTTCGTCGGGACCGCAGACGGCGACCCCGGCGAGGAACGCACCCGAGTACGCGCGCTCGACGCCGAGACCGGCGACGAGCGCTGGACCGCCGAGACCGAGGAGTACGTCAAGTCTTCGCCCGCGGTCGCCGACGGCGTCGTCTACGTCGCGGCGCGGGAGCGAATCTTCGGATTCGACGCCGAGACCGGCGACGAACTGTGGACCCACGAGGTACACGGCGGCGTCTCCGCACCGCTCTCGGTCGCCGACGGGACCGTCTACGCGGCGACGACCCACGGGCAGTTGTACGCGCTCGCCGAGCCGAGTGAATACAACTGA